TTGAGCGCCTCGGCGGCCTTGGCGATCGTGCGGCCCGTGTCGATGAGGTCGTCGACGAGCAGGCAGACGCGCCCCTTCACGTCGCCGACGATCTCGTGCACGGACACCTGGTTCGGCACCAGCGGGTCGCGACGCTTGTGGATGATCGCCAGCGGTGCGCCGAGCTTCTCCGACCAGATGTCGGCCACCCGCACGCGGCCCATGTCCGGCGACACGACGGTGAGCGTCGACGGGTCGAGGATCTCCTGGAAGCGCTCGAGCAGCACGGGCATCGCGAAGAGGTGGTCGACCGGGCCGTCGAAGAAGCCCTGGATCTGCGCGGCGTGCAGGTCGACGCTCATGATCCGGTGCGCGCCCGCGGCCTTGAAGAGGTCGGCGACGAGTCGGGCCGAGATCGGCTCGCGACCACGGCCCTTCTTGTCCTGACGGGCGTACGGGTAGAACGGCGCGACGACGGTGATGCGCTTCGCGGAGGCACGCTTCAGGGCGTCGACGATGATGAGCTGCTCCATGAGCCACTCGTTGATCGGCGCCGTGTGCGACTGGATCACGAACGCGTCGCAGCCGCGCACCGACTCGTCGAACCGCGCGTAGAGCTCACCGTTCGCGAACGTGCGAGCGTCGGTCGGGACGAGGTCGACACCGAGCTCCTCCGCGATCTCCGCCGACAGCGTGGGGTGTGCCCGGCCCGAGACGAGGACGAGTCGCTTCTGACCAGTGGCTTTGATTCCGGACAAGTGCCGTGCTCACTCCCTGACCCCGAGGGGCCGTGTCGATCGACCCGGAGGCCGTCAGATCTGTTCGCCGCGCGCGCGCCGAGCCGCCTCGGCCGCCGGCGTTCCGGGTCGGTGTTCCTCGACCCAGCCGTCGGTGTTGCGCTGTGGGGCGTAGCTGATCGCCAGCGACCCGGCAGGGACGTCCTTGCGGACGGTGGTCCCGGCGCCGGTGTACGCTCCGTCACCAATCCTAACCGGGGCGACGAACACGTTGTGCGACCCGGTGCGGACGTTCGACCCGACCTCGGTCCGGTGCTTCGCGACGCCGTCGTAGTTCGCGGTGATCGTGTTCGCGCCGATGTTCGAGTCCTCGCCCACCTCGGCGTCGCCGATGTACGACAGGTGCGGGACCTTGCTGCCCCGGCCGATGACCGCGTTCTTCGTCTCGACGAAGGTGCCGATCTTGCCCTGGTCGCCGAGGATCGTCCCCGGACGCAGGTACGCGAACGGTCCGACGGAGGCTCCCGCACCGATCACGGCGAGGGTCGCGTCGACCCGGTTCACGGTCGCGCCCGCGCCGACCTCGGTGTCACGGAGCGTGGTGTCCGGTCCGACGACGGCTCCGGACGCGACGGCGGTGGCCCCCACGAGCTGCGTGCCCGGCAGGACCTCGGCGTCCGGCTCGATCGTGACGTCGAGGTCGATCCACGTCGTCGCCGGGTCCTGCACGGTGACACCGGCGACCTGGTGACGACGGACGATCCGGGCGTTCAGCTCGCGGGCGGCGTCGGACAGCTGCGCGCGGTCGTTGATGCCGGCGACGAGCCACGGGTCGGTGAGCGTGACGACGTCGATGCGCCCGCCCCGCTCGCCGATGAGCGCGGGCGCGTCGGTGATGTACTTCTCGCCCTGCGCGTTCGCCGTGGTGAGCGCGGGCAGGACCGCGCGGAGGTGGGTGACGTCGAACGCGTAGATGCCCGCGTTCGCCTCGGTGATCGTCAGCTGCTCGGCCGTCGCGTCCTTGTGCTCGACGACCCCGACGAACGCGCCGTCGGCGTCGCGGACGATGCGGCCGAGTCCGGTGGGGTCCGGGGCGATCGCGCTCACGAAGGTGGCGCCGTTGCCGCCGCCGACGTGGGCGTCGACGAGGGACCGGAGGGACACGGCGTCGAGCAGCGGCACGTCGCCCGAGAGCACCACGACGGCACCGTCGAAGTCGTCGGGGAGCGCCTGCACCGCGACCTCCACGGCGCGGCCGGTGCCGGGGACGTCGTCCTGGTCGACCACGAGGGCGCCCGGCGCACGCTCGACGACCTCGGCGGCGACGCGGTCCCGCTCGTGACGGACCACGACGGCGACGTGCTCGGGCTCGAGCGACGACGCGGTGCGGAGCACGTGCGCGATGAGCGGCAGTCCGGCGAGGCGGTGCAGCACCTTCGGCGTGGCGGACTTCATGCGGGTGCCCTGGCCTGCGGCGAGGACGACGACGGCGATGCGCTGGTCGGTCATGCCCCCATCCTGGCGCACGTCGGCTCGGCGGGTGGCCCGGACCGCTGTGTCGAGCGAACCGTGCGCGGTGCCGCACGACGCGATCAGCGGCCGGCGGTGCCGCACCACGCGATCAGCGGCCGGCGGTGCCGCACCACGCGATCAGCGGCCGGCGGTGCCGCACCACGCGATCAACGGCCGGCGGTACCGCACCACGCGATCAGCGGCCGGCGGGCTCCGCACGCACGAACGCCATGCACACGAGCCCCGCGACGAGCACCACCACGATGCCGAGGATCCCGTACCGCGTCGATCCCCCGATCGTCACCGCGAGCGCGAACAGCGTCGGGGCGAGGAACGTCGCCGCGCGCCCGGTGGTGGCGTACAGCCCGAAGAGCTCGCCCTCGCGGCCCGGGGTCGCGAGCCGCGCGAGGTAGGCCCTGGAGGACGCCTGCACCGGCCCGACGAAGAGCGCCAGGGTGAGGCCGAGCACCCAGAACAGCGCGGACGAGGTGCCGGCGGCGAGCACCCCGAGCCCGCAGAGCGCGAGGCCGACGAGCGAGACCATGATGAGCGCCCGGGAGCCGAACCGGTCGTCGAGCCGACCGGAGGCGTACGTCGCGACCCCCGCGACGACGTTGGCGGCGATCGCGAACAGGATCACCTGCGACGGCGTGAAGCCGAACACCTGCGCGGCGATGATCCCGCCGAAGGTGAACACCGCGCCGACGCCGTCCCGGAACACGGCGCTCGCGACGAGGAACCCGAGGACGTTGCGGCGCTCCCGCCACAGCCGCGCGACGTCGCGTGCGAGGTCCCGGTACGCGGCGAAGACGTTGCCGCCGCGGGACCGGTCGGCGGCGGCCTCGGGCACGACGAGGAAGAGCGGTACCGAGCTCACGGCGAGCCACACGGCGGCGATGCAGATCGCGACGCGGACGTCCCACTGCCCGGTGGCTACGGTGGCCGGCAGCTGCAGGAGCCCCGCGACGTCGCCGCGTCCGAAGTCCTGGATGCAGAGGACGAGCAGGACGACGAGGAGCACGATGCCACCGAAGTAGCCCGCGGCCCAGCCGATCGCCGACACCCGACCCGTGCGGTCCGCGGGTGCGACCTGTCCGAGCATCGCGTTGTAACCGACGCTGGCGATCTCGTACGCGACGGTGCCGATGCCGAGCAGTGCGGCGCCGAGGTACAGGTACGGCTGGCTCGGGGCGACGAACACCATGCCGCCGATGGACAGCGCGATCCCGATCGTCGCGATGAGGACGGACCGTCGACGGTGTCCGGTGCTGTCCGCGAGCCGGCCGACCGCGGGCGCGACGAGGGCGACGACGAGCCCGGCGATCGCGAGCGTCGTCGAGACCACGGCCGCGTTGTGCGCGAGCTCGCGCTCCACGGCTGCCTTCCCGGCAGCCGAGGTGTCGGCCACCAGCGCCGGGTCGACGAACGCCCGGCTCGCGAGGTACGTGCTGAAGACGAAGGTGGTCACGACCGCGTTGAACGCCGCGGACCCCCAGTCCCAGAGCGCCCACGAGACGAGCGCGCGGCGATCGGTGCGCTGCGGTGGCACGGCGGTGGGCGACACGGTCATGGCCGAACCGTAGCGCGTCCCGGTGTCGCGCGGGTGGTCCCCGACGAGGGGGCACCGCCGGTCGCCCGGCTGGTGCGGAGGGACGGAGTGGAGGCTCGTGGCGGCGCCGCCACGCGCCTCCAGGCCGTCACCGGGTCGCGCCGGGCGCGGGGCGCGACGCCGACCGTCGGCCCGCCGGACGCACGCGCGGTCCGCGCGACCCCGTCTCAGCCGACGGAGAGCGACCCGCCGGACTCCCGCACGCGGCCGTCCTTCGGCACGTACACCCGGAGCCCGTCGAGCGACGTCGTCGTGAAGGCCGAGCGGTCCTCGCGGAGGAGCCGCGTCACGGCGCCGGGCGCGGGCAACCGCTGGTCGTTGCCGACCACGATCGCGACGTACGGCCCGCGGTCGAGGCGGTTCGAGCCGAGGTCCCCGACGTACGGGCGGAAGAGCGTCGGCGTCGCGGCGACGAAGAGGATCGGCCCGTCCGGCACGCCCTCGCGGTCGAGGTACCCGGGCAGCAGGGCGATCCCGGTCGGGTGCGCACGGACCACCGCCTGGCTGAGCCGGACCGACGGCACCACGAGGGCGACGACGAGCACGAGGACCACGGGCACCGTCAGCCACCGCGGCGGGACGGTGGCGAGGCGCGCGAGACCGATCGCGGCGAGCACCAGGAGGAAGGGCATCCAGGCCGTGTAGTACGTGGGGAGTGCGATCTTCGCGACGACGACGTAGAACCCGGCGATGAGCAGGAACGCGACGCCGATGTACGCCACGAGTCGATCGAACCGGACGATGAGGGCGGCGAGGACCCCGACGACGATCACGAGCAGCAGGACCTTCCCGGTGCCGTTCGCCATGAACTGCAGGCTCGCCCACCACGGCGCGAAGGTGTAGATCTTCCCGTCGATGGTGATGGGGTGCCCGTTGGTGTTCTGGCCCTCCTGGAAGGTCACCATGTAGGTGATCGCGGACCGGATGCCCATCGGCACGTAGAGCGCCACGAACGTGATCGCGAACGCCGCGGCCCAGAGCGCCCCGCCGACGAGTCCCTTCCGGACGGCACGGAACAGGAACGGCAGCAGCAGGAACGCGGGCAGCAGGACCACCGTCGACACCTTCGACGTGACCGAGACGGCCATGAGCACGCCGGACACCGGCGCCGCCCACCAGGCCCGCTCGCTGCGGATCCACCACCAGGCGGCGACGATCGCGAACACCGCGAACGCCGTCATCACCGGGTCGAGGAGCGCCAGCCGGTCGACGCGGGGCCCGGCGCCGCCGCGCGGGGTGAGCCACCACAGTGCCGCCGCGAGCAGGCCGCCCCACCAACCGACCTCACGGCGGAGCCAGACGAACAGCACGACGCCGACCGCGAGGGTCAGCAGGCCGACGAGGACCCGCGGTCCGGTCGGCCCCTGCCCGGCGACGAACTGCGCCAGCCCGAAGAGGTACTTGGCGGTCGGCGGGTGCTCGCGGTTGCCGGTGAAGTCACCGTGCACGTACTGCCAGCCGGCGCGGACGTAGATGTCCTCGTCGCCCGTGACGTTCGGGCCGCCGAGGTTCCACAGGCACTGGAAGAGCGCCCACAGGCCGACGACGACGAGGGCGCCGATGCGGACGCGGACGTCGTCGGCGAGGGCGAGGACTCGGGACGGCACCAGACGAACCTAGCCGAGCGCGGTGTTCAGGCGGGGACGCCGCCCGGGTGCACGACCGACTTGAGCGACGCCGGGTCGGTGTCGCTCTCCAGCGCCTCGCGGACGTCGTCGAGGCCGTAGCGCCCGGTGACGAGCGCATCGAGGTCGACCTGCCCGGACGCCACCAGCCCGATCGCGACCGGCCAGGTGTTCGTGTAGCGGAAGA
This is a stretch of genomic DNA from Curtobacterium sp. 458. It encodes these proteins:
- a CDS encoding MFS transporter, with translation MTVSPTAVPPQRTDRRALVSWALWDWGSAAFNAVVTTFVFSTYLASRAFVDPALVADTSAAGKAAVERELAHNAAVVSTTLAIAGLVVALVAPAVGRLADSTGHRRRSVLIATIGIALSIGGMVFVAPSQPYLYLGAALLGIGTVAYEIASVGYNAMLGQVAPADRTGRVSAIGWAAGYFGGIVLLVVLLVLCIQDFGRGDVAGLLQLPATVATGQWDVRVAICIAAVWLAVSSVPLFLVVPEAAADRSRGGNVFAAYRDLARDVARLWRERRNVLGFLVASAVFRDGVGAVFTFGGIIAAQVFGFTPSQVILFAIAANVVAGVATYASGRLDDRFGSRALIMVSLVGLALCGLGVLAAGTSSALFWVLGLTLALFVGPVQASSRAYLARLATPGREGELFGLYATTGRAATFLAPTLFALAVTIGGSTRYGILGIVVVLVAGLVCMAFVRAEPAGR
- the glmU gene encoding bifunctional UDP-N-acetylglucosamine diphosphorylase/glucosamine-1-phosphate N-acetyltransferase GlmU codes for the protein MTDQRIAVVVLAAGQGTRMKSATPKVLHRLAGLPLIAHVLRTASSLEPEHVAVVVRHERDRVAAEVVERAPGALVVDQDDVPGTGRAVEVAVQALPDDFDGAVVVLSGDVPLLDAVSLRSLVDAHVGGGNGATFVSAIAPDPTGLGRIVRDADGAFVGVVEHKDATAEQLTITEANAGIYAFDVTHLRAVLPALTTANAQGEKYITDAPALIGERGGRIDVVTLTDPWLVAGINDRAQLSDAARELNARIVRRHQVAGVTVQDPATTWIDLDVTIEPDAEVLPGTQLVGATAVASGAVVGPDTTLRDTEVGAGATVNRVDATLAVIGAGASVGPFAYLRPGTILGDQGKIGTFVETKNAVIGRGSKVPHLSYIGDAEVGEDSNIGANTITANYDGVAKHRTEVGSNVRTGSHNVFVAPVRIGDGAYTGAGTTVRKDVPAGSLAISYAPQRNTDGWVEEHRPGTPAAEAARRARGEQI
- a CDS encoding ribose-phosphate diphosphokinase → MSGIKATGQKRLVLVSGRAHPTLSAEIAEELGVDLVPTDARTFANGELYARFDESVRGCDAFVIQSHTAPINEWLMEQLIIVDALKRASAKRITVVAPFYPYARQDKKGRGREPISARLVADLFKAAGAHRIMSVDLHAAQIQGFFDGPVDHLFAMPVLLERFQEILDPSTLTVVSPDMGRVRVADIWSEKLGAPLAIIHKRRDPLVPNQVSVHEIVGDVKGRVCLLVDDLIDTGRTIAKAAEALKANGATGVVVAATHAVFSDPATELLQSEFIDRVVVTDTLPLPEEKRWDRLEVLPIAPLIARAIHEVFDDGSVTSMFDGAA
- a CDS encoding glycosyltransferase family 39 protein; protein product: MPSRVLALADDVRVRIGALVVVGLWALFQCLWNLGGPNVTGDEDIYVRAGWQYVHGDFTGNREHPPTAKYLFGLAQFVAGQGPTGPRVLVGLLTLAVGVVLFVWLRREVGWWGGLLAAALWWLTPRGGAGPRVDRLALLDPVMTAFAVFAIVAAWWWIRSERAWWAAPVSGVLMAVSVTSKVSTVVLLPAFLLLPFLFRAVRKGLVGGALWAAAFAITFVALYVPMGIRSAITYMVTFQEGQNTNGHPITIDGKIYTFAPWWASLQFMANGTGKVLLLVIVVGVLAALIVRFDRLVAYIGVAFLLIAGFYVVVAKIALPTYYTAWMPFLLVLAAIGLARLATVPPRWLTVPVVLVLVVALVVPSVRLSQAVVRAHPTGIALLPGYLDREGVPDGPILFVAATPTLFRPYVGDLGSNRLDRGPYVAIVVGNDQRLPAPGAVTRLLREDRSAFTTTSLDGLRVYVPKDGRVRESGGSLSVG